Genomic DNA from Cucumis melo cultivar AY chromosome 10, USDA_Cmelo_AY_1.0, whole genome shotgun sequence:
AAAATACAAAACAAGAGTGGTGGAGAGCTAAACTTGTCACTACTTTACTCAATTTGGAATCCACCTCTTAGTAGCCTACTCTACTGTATCAAGTCGCATCAGCCAAAATGAACAGAAATAAGCCTCCTCTCATTGCAGAACATTGCCTAACCCATTATGAAAAACACAGATTGAAAGAAGACCTAGCTGGAAAGAACTAATGTCCAAAACTTCCAATCTTCAACCCAACAGCTAATTGAGAGGAAACAAGCAATAAGAGGAGTTCTTGTGCCTGACTATGAATATGACTCTAGGTTGCCGTTTACCAACTCTCAGTATGCCGGATCGACAAATCTGTGACACTAATTGGTAGAAGTGATATCTCAACTAGAGAGGAAGTGAGAAGGGCTAAAAAGGAACCTGGAACTATGCTGTATCCAAAAATGTAAGAAATAACATGCAGTTTCGATTAAAGGGAGGCAGAGAGACTGCCAATAGAAAGGGGAAGGGATAATCTTGTGAACTAAAAGTATGGAAGAAAAATTGCATCCccaattatgaaaaaaaatagatcACAGAGTTAATAAACTAAAACAACGTGGTATCTCCAGACACTTTCGATGTCAGTAATGGAACTTCACTCCTCACTCGTAAACAAATTCTGAAATATTGAAAGAGAAAACAATTGCCAACCAAATGTTGGAAACGTTGGATGAACGTTGGTATATAAGTGAATATAACTATCTTTGTTGCTATGAGGCCTTTGAAATGAAACCGAAAGCAAAACCACGAAAGTTTATGCCTAAAGCGATCCTATCACACTATTCCCAAGAAATGTGGGGAGTCGTTGTTCCTGACACCAAAATCAATGTGTACGCAGATCGTATAATATGGTAACAAATTGTGAGTTCTACAACCTGGGGTATGATAGGGTTTCGGGTTCTTAAGTGCGATTTTCAAATTGGGGGGGAAAAATCAACACACTGATTATGATCGTTCACATAATAGCCCCATTCACTATCACAATTAGAACCTATTGACGAATCAAGAAACAGAAAAATCACTGTAGACATTCCAGAAAATCTTTAAGAACAAACAATAACATAAGAAAGACATACAGTTAAGAAAATTTACTACACTTTTCTCATTCGAAcaagaaattagaaaaacaaaGAGGAAGGAAATGATAAAAAGTGATGGGCTATAGGAATACCTAACGATCTTTTCAATGTAATCCGAAACGACGGTTTGCCAGAAGGGACCCATGGCTGCGGTACCTTCAACGACCACTATCAACTGCTTATCTGCCATGGAATGACTCAGTAGCTATGTGTTGAAGGCttaagagaaaagaaaagcaatCGAATGTGGGAGTTTGAGGTGTATGAGGCTATGATTATGGTTTCAATTCCGGGAAGATGAAAGAGTGTGGGGAAATCATAAAAAGTGGAAAGATGATGCGAAATTCCTGAAGTGGCTTTCCTTACCAACGCTGCTACAACTTCTTTTGCCTccttaatattatatatataattggaaCCCACAAGGAGTTGTAGTAAATTTCGGTTAACGcctttagaaaaaaaacaaaaatataaaagaaaaaaaaaattagttattttaattttaaatagcATAAGTGCTGAAATTACTTTTTGTcgtaatttatattttattatatttaaaataatatatatatatatattcaaataacaaaaaatcataaaaaatataaGATAAAATATCTACACTCGAAAAATTAATCGTAGTAAATTTTGtcttagttttattttatataatgaGAATAGTTcgtcaattttttctatttttaaataaaacccTAAAGCCACTTTTGATTTTCGCTTTTATCATTTTACtatctttatattttgtaaagGTCCCCTCTCATATATTTTATGTTGATAAAAgttttatgaaaagaaaaaacgacTAACTATTTAGAGATACGACAAAAAAAGTAATTAATAAACTTCTATCGACCTTATTCGATAATAGTTTTCTATCATATAAACGAAAAATTTCTATAtgtcttttatatatatgtatatatctaTAAGTGTTTGAACCAACTTATCCACAACTCAACTAATCTTACAAAACAACTTGTCTAATCCTACAATATTGAGTATGAAGATAACTCTATGAAATTATTTCATAGATAGTTTCCCATCATAGATTAAAAGTATATACTTTTACTATTGGTACGATAGTTTAGCACGTAACcctttttaaaataatggtatattttatatttttgttggaagaaattatttgtttaatatactaATAATGGGtccttttcaaaataataaatgttgactttttgttgtacaaataaaagaaaaaaaacacgcACGTATTAGAAGGAAAATATGTAGCAAGTACCGACACAAAACACATATCAAACGCTTCTAAGAAATAACATGGGATCAACTTAAAAGAATAACCCAACAAAATATGACATTTAGAATGGTAGTTTTCCTAAATGACAATAATAAAAGTAAAGTTTGTTATATAGTCAATAGAAGACAGTTATCATATATTTAACCTATGGTTTTCTTATATCCATCAATTAcaagtttaaaactataaactaattattgtacaaaatttaaatatgaattaACAGTTAATCTAACACCTATTTGGGACTTGTATATCTAAACTCTCAAttcttattgttttttaaaatcatccatgttttaattatcaaacaaaaatcaaattctTCAAATTTAAGTTTTACAAAAGGTTTAACTACAGAAAATTTAGGAAGTTTAGGGATTTAATCGATTTTTTCAAACCAAACATAATGAAAACACActtacaataaaataaatagtttaaattaatataattattaaattagaagtttaaaataatttaattggtgtataaatttatattttgttaataaaaaaaactaaattttactatatttataaattatagtttattttactatgttcgacgtaattgttatatttgtaactaAACCTAACGTGTTGGACATATTCTACCATTTttcttataattattatatttgttaattatattggatagtaatttttagaataattattatgtagcaaaaaaaatggtaaatataaacttttatgtttgatagactcttatggtttaccATTGATCGACCAATATTTGCTACATACTTTATCGGTTATAGACTTATTGATTTAGACCGATTTTCctatattttgtaatattttaaaaatgttagttatatataagtatttttattatttagaaTATGAATGAAGGGCATTAGTAAGGATGGGCTTTGTTATGGCCCAGGAAGATAAATAGCTCATTGACCCACCAAAGATGTGTTGTTGAATTTTGATCATCAATTCATCGTCCTCTTCACCGTTGGACTTCTAAACTCGAAATCTtggtagcgaaggaaacgaggaGTAAAATCCAGAGGGCAACCATTAACAAACAACGACATATCGACAAggcaataataataatgagcCGATACTACAAATAAACTACCCTCAAGCTTCACCGGGTGTATCAATCGAGCTGTTTCAACTTGGATTGCGCTAGCTAGGCATGTCATTGGTTCGTTGATCTTCGTTTGAGTTGATGAATTCCCTTCTTGGAGCCGAAATGAATGCAAATTTGTGTTGAAAGGGTCCACTGAAGAAACCTATCTTCACCCTTTTTGCTGTTTCCCTACTCGAGACAGATACCTGGTGATTGAGTTTGGAGTCAAAGATGCTGCTGCAATTTTCAGACCCATCCAAGCTTAAAACCAAGATGGtatgtttctttttcttctggGTTTTTCTTTGAATTGTCATAAGAGTGTGAAATGGTGATATGGTGATATGGCGAAGGTTTAAAGTCAAATCCATAGTTGTAATCAAGTTTTGCAAGTTAAACAAATGAGAGAAGATAAGATGTATCTGCAATTACGTAGTGAAAGTTCTGGATAAGTTCTACAACTATGAGTAAACTGAGGCTTAGAGCAAAGAAAATAGGAAATGAAATGCCCAAAAAGAGAGTAGTGTAGGTAGAGAGCGGAGTAGTATTTGTTATCATTATTAATGAATTTGTATGCATTCAGCAAATAACATTAGATAGATCTATTAATAACCAAGGCACCTTTGgttaaccattttgttttttgaaaattaagcttcTAAACTCTACTTTCAACTCtaaatttttatgttttgttgtCTACTTTCtaccaatatttttttaaaaaaaagatccAGTCAAGTTATGAAAACTAAAAGAAAGTAGTTTTTAAGAactggtttttgttttttgatatTGAATAGGGATGCAAATGTCTCTTcaaaaaaatagtgaaaatcaTGGTAAGTAAATTAGGAAACAAAATTGTTATGAAACAAGGCATTAATGGGGTTCCGTTGACCTGTATTGAACTTTAGTTCGTTGGGTTAAATATTAGTTTTTCAAGGTAGAGGAGTGATTTCCAATTCGACATTGCCTTAACGAGAATGGCTAAGTCATGTTATTTAACCCAACGTTTGATCATTAAACTACTTTGTTATCGTTTTTGGCTGAAGTTGTTGGCTAAGTCTTATGGTCTCTGAGCAACACCTATCTAAAGATCGTGTGTTAAAATCTCATCATGATTTCAATAAGGAAAACTGTTGACGTTCGAGTCTAGGGGAAAATCCAAACATTTTTTTCCCTTGAATAAGTACATCAATAAGACTGGTGATTAATTGTCAATTTGTACAGTGTGTGTTTGAGGACAAATTCATTGCACGTGATTCTGGTACACTTGAACAACTGAAGGAGATGACTTCTAGGCGTAGAGTTATCGAGGAATCCATTAATGAAACTAGCTCTATCACAGATGCCATTGCAAGAGAAATGTCTGGCGGGTTGTCTTCACACACTCAACAGGTACTAATATGCCAACATAGTGAAATAAGTAATAAGCATCACTATCCTTGTCATGAGAAGCATCACTATCCTTGTCATGAGCTCCTTTGTGATTCAAATACATGAATTTCTGCTATACCGGCAATGCCTTTCTGTAGATGAGAGTTAATGTGGCTGGATTTATTCTTTCAATTTCAGCTCGTTTACATATATGGTTAATTTAAATCTACGACCCCTCCTGCTCTTAGTCCCTTTTCATTTGAAAGGAAGTTGTTTTTCCTACTCAACTCTCCTCTCACTTCCCACCCCCACGTGTGCACTCTAGCCCAAAGTTGCAGCAAAGTTAGAGATTTTTTTTAACTGCCGGTTTtgtcttctctttcttcataaTCTAGATCTACAACCTTGTATTAATCGTTATCAGTGTTGTGTTCTCATTCAATTGTGTCCTGTTTTCTGTGCTTCAAAAAATTCCAGGTCCTTCACAAACTACAGCAATATCTGCCCTTGTTGGAAAATTTTATTTCCCAAGTTGATATGCTCGATTATAACCTCAGGATAGTTCAGTGGACTTCAGACTTAAAGATACGATGGTCGAGTGCTCTGAGCTCATCTTTGTTATTTCATCTTAGGGGTCCAAAGTTTTTCCAAATAGATAACTTGAGGTTTGAGGTAGGGATGATGCTTTCTTTATATGGCGCTTTTCTCAGGCAGAGGGCATTAGAAGTTATATCAGAAGGTGGGTACTAATTATAAATTAGTTTCTAGTAGAAGTCACGAATTTATACCTATTTGATCACTTCCTCTTCACTTGTACAGATCAAGTGCAATCTGCGACCTTTTTCAGAGAAGCTGCCGGGGTTTATCAATATCTTGCTGAGGAGATTCTTCCAACCATCCAACACTGCCTGCCTTCTGAAAGGCCACCAGAAGTTATTCCATCCACTTCTGCTGCGATGAGTCTTATTTGTTTAGCTGAGGCTCAGGTTAGTTTGTTCACCCTCACGAACCTCCATGAATCTTCATCTATAAAAAGAAATGGCCTTTAAGATGAAAGTGGAATTTGTGAAACTGAATAGTCTGGTTAGTCTTTGATCAAATTGTGGAATTCAGGAGGTTCCTCTTTTTTTAATATCGGTCTAAATGATGATTATCTATATTAATCTTCTGTCATAAAAAATGCAACAGGCTGTCACATCGATGCGGGCAGAAGAAAAGGGAACTATTCCTAGTCTTTTGGCAAAGCTACATTATGGTATTGTTGAATTACTCAATGAATCAGCTAATCATTTACACATAAGTTCTGGAGAAAGCAAAGATATGTCCTCAAACTTTCTGGTGAGTAAGAATGCTCTTCTTGCATATTCATGATGGTTTTAGGGTGTGTATAATCTATTATTTAGCCATATGACTGATATAATCTTTGTTGTTTTTCGTCGCAGGAATTTCTATCAGCTTTCAGAGCTCTACATGAGTTGATGAGTCGGAAAAATCTTGCAAAAGAACTAATGTCTGGTGGCCAGTCTGGAGTTGCTATAGGAGTTCTTAGATATGCATTAACTGATGTCAAAAAGGAAATGCCAAGAGAAAATTCATGGAAACTCGTTTTCGGAATAGAAATAGATATTGTAACCGAAACGCTCAGGAAGTTTGAACGCGAGAATGAAATTGTATGGCATAAGAAAATTCCTTCAAGAGATGAGTTGCCAACGCCTGTAGGTACCCAAATCGTCAAATCCATACCTTATAATCCCAAAAAATGGGAGAGAGACCTAGCATTTAAAATATGAATTGAAGCTCCACGTAAATATGGTCATTTGTTATTGTTGGGGACGTTTATGGAGCTGCTTCTTTTCCCAATTTCATTCTATAAAAGCACAAGAGAATCTGGTGCTCTTTTTTAGAAATATCTCGTTAGCTGGTTTAGTGACTTTTTGGTGAAAATGTGAAGCATTTGTATAGAAAGGTACATTGATTATAGTAGTTGCTGGTTTTTGCATTTTATTCATTTGAAATGCTCATAAATATGTAAAGTTTGCCTAAATAAGAGGTTGATTTCACTATGTTTCTGGATGAATATTCATTCTatagtttgtttgtttttttggaAGATAAgtttactttttaaaaagaCATTATTTCTTATCTAACCATACCGATAGAGATGAGAATTTCGAAAATTTTAATTGTagtttctctaaaagaaaatatctttttttaattataaactcGTGGCAAcaattttatcataaaaattTAGTTTCATCAAGTTTTATTATAGATTTGGATAAATGCTACAATTTACCATCTATTCGATATCTATTAATTCATTAGCTAACAACAACAAAAAGTAAacttaaaaaaatgataattaaGTGCACTCAGGCAACGAGAACTCGAGACATGACAAATTATGATTAAATAATTTGATGGACATTATCCATCACACTTTTATCAAGACTTGATACATGATAAATTATAATTACACCATTTGACGAAATGCATAAGAATGTTTTAAACGTCCAACCAAATTAAGTTAAATCTTCAAACACAAATTttttaaaccctaaactttGTTAAAAACCCTAAATTCGAAATTAAGAGATGCACAaccaaacttttaaattttaaattcaacattgtaaatataatgatataaaattttcaaaaaacagTTAATCCAAAGTGTGGAGGGCAACAGCCACCATGCAACTGGCAAGTGGCCAAATCAGGAACACAAAATTTTGATGGAATTGTTCATAATTTTGATGGAACATTTAGTGGAAATGGAAACCCATACAAATAAATAGATAGATTACTATTCGTCTTCTCGATTTCGCGCGAAAGACAGGAAGAAGCTGTAGCAGTGGACGAGAAGCAGCAATGGCCGCTGTACAGTGCACAAGCTTCTGCAAACCATTTAGCACCACAAGAGCTTTCTCCCCTTCTTCATTTACCCTTTCAATTTCCCGTACGAGTTATCCCACTTTGAAAGCTTCCAGTTCATTGCTGAACCTCTCGATCTCCAGGTCTTCTCTTCTGCATCTCTTTACATTTCTTTTTAGTTAGAGACTACAAGCTGCTGTTGCCCTTACGCTGCGTTACAGGTCGAATAGGGTTGTTCCGGCTGTGATTGCAGAAGAGAGTGCTGATGGGGCGACTGTTTCTGCCACTGATGCGTTCAATCTAACTTATCTGGAGGCGGGTTCTTAGTTTTATCGACTTGGGTTTGGTAAATTTTCGTTGATTTTGAATGTAATGCGTAGAATTAATCTCCCCCCCTTTCCCCCTTTTTGTTTTAGGGAAATAGTTGGTTGTGGGAAGTGGGCGGATTAAGCATTTTGGTAGATCCTATTTTGGTTGGTAGTCTTGATTTTGGTATCTCATGGCTTTATGAGGCCTCAAAGAAGATATTGAAGAATTTCCAGGTGATTTCAGAATAGCTATAAGCATTATTTTGGTGTTTGATTTATGTGATGTTGTTAATAAATTGATTCTGATACTTGAGCAACTTTAGTGCAGTTGAGTGAACTTCCTGAATTTGACTGCTTGCTCATTACACAAAGCCTTGATGATCACTGCCATTTGAAGACCTTGAGGCCTCTCTCTAAGAAGTCCCCAAATGTAAAGGTTATAGCAACTCCAAATGCAAAGACACTGTTGGATCCACTTTTCAGCAATGTAAGCAGATTCTGCTGTGCTTTGTCTCTTTGTTTGAATTATGCTGTCATTCAAGGCTAAATTGCTAAAATCATATGTTTTGGAGTGACTCTGTTAGAATCACTTTTGTCAtttgaaaatgattttaatCATTCAAATCTATTATAATAGTACAGAAAATGCGTTTAAAAGTGAAAAATTAAACTCGTTAAGTGAATTTTGAGGGATTAGAGTTATGTTTTGAAGTGATTTTAACCATTTCAAAGTCACAACCATGTACTAAGTTGCTGTGGTTTATTTGGTCAAACAGAGATAGAGAGGGAAAGAGAGTTTTTACTGTAGTTAGAAGGCCTTTTTTTAATTATGCCCCATTTACCACCTTTTTGTTCATTCCTTCTGGTTTGGATGGACCATCAACGTACAAGGCATGGAGGCAGAGATAAAGAGTGATTAAAGAGATAACAGAGGTGCATCGggcaaaataatttattttttgctATATATACGAGCATATTAATAAGTGAATGTTTTGCCTTTGCGTGCCCTCCCTTCCTCTCATTTCAATGTTGTATGACGACCTAATTTGATCTGATTATTACTGGAAGCATTTCATATACCACATTGTCCTCATATGTGAATGTTCTAAGGCTAGTTTTAGTTATATCCAGGTCACTTATCTAGAACCTGGTCAGAGTTCAGTTGTTGAAGCAAAAAATGGTTCTCAAGTACTCATTAAAGCCACTGCCGGACCAGTACTAGGTCCTCCTTGGCAGCGTCCTGAGAACGGGTAAAACTGTTGATCTTCTACATTGCTAATCCCACTAAAGAAGTATTATAGTTTTCATGATGAACATGGTATTTAGTAACCCGATTATCTAGTTTCCATATCTTATTAAATCTGATACAGGTATCTTGTTGTTTCTCCCCAAGGCCAGCTGACTCTTTATTATGAACCTCATTGCTCTTACGACAAGGAATTTTTGGGGAAAGAAAGGGCTGATATTGTCATCACACCTGTGATAAAGCAGCTTCTTCCCTATTTTACTCTCGTTTCTGGACAAGAAGATGCAGTTCAGCTTGCAAAGCTACTGCATGCAAAGTATGAATGCTTCCATTACCTTAAATTCACTACTTGGTGGAGGCATCTCGTTTTCTCTATATTTAAGTTAGAACCCCAAACTGGAGAttaaaaatcaagaaaattgGTGATGAAATGtattaaaatttcaaagaaaattaCAAAGGGCTGAGCATTCGAGAGGCTCTCTCTCTTCCAGGACCAGAGCTGTAATATGATTAACCTAGTAACCTTTAACCTTGGTGATCTACTTTATGCAGAAGTTCATAACCATCTAAACTCCCTAGCGAATAACTAATCTGCCCATAATAGCTTTAAAATATTTATCTCCTATCAAATTATCCTTCCTTGTCATCTTTCAGATTCATCGTGCCAATGAATAATGGAGATATGGATAGCAAAGGGCTTCTTGCAAGCTTAATCAGTGCGGAAGGGACAATTGGATCTTTCAAGGTTAATGTTTACTTTAATCACAGCCATTATGAATATGATAATATTCTATGGACACTCCTTAGCCCGAGGACAATCTCTCAAATACTAATGTTGTGTTGTAAGATCTTCAACAGCCATACTTGAACTTTGCATGATGGTTTGTAGGTTTCCAGGAAACTTTGATTTATTTCTTTCTTAGGTTAGAAGCGGATGAAGTTGAATGAAAATCAAGTTGTGTACAACAAAATGACCTAGACACTGATTTATAATTAGAATGTTGATTTCACAATCTTATTACACTTATCAAATAACCGTATGGCTTAATGATCAAGGGTCATGGATATAATAAAGGGTCACTGATCTAGGATTTAATATACTAGT
This window encodes:
- the LOC103489256 gene encoding uncharacterized protein LOC103489256 isoform X1, yielding MAAVQCTSFCKPFSTTRAFSPSSFTLSISRTSYPTLKASSSLLNLSISRSNRVVPAVIAEESADGATVSATDAFNLTYLEGNSWLWEVGGLSILVDPILVGSLDFGISWLYEASKKILKNFQLSELPEFDCLLITQSLDDHCHLKTLRPLSKKSPNVKVIATPNAKTLLDPLFSNVTYLEPGQSSVVEAKNGSQVLIKATAGPVLGPPWQRPENGYLVVSPQGQLTLYYEPHCSYDKEFLGKERADIVITPVIKQLLPYFTLVSGQEDAVQLAKLLHAKFIVPMNNGDMDSKGLLASLISAEGTIGSFKELLSRELPEAVVLEPTPGVPLNISPSSDQA
- the LOC103489256 gene encoding uncharacterized protein LOC103489256 isoform X2 — encoded protein: MAAVQCTSFCKPFSTTRAFSPSSFTLSISRTSYPTLKASSSLLNLSISRSNRVVPAVIAEESADGATVSATDAFNLTYLEGNSWLWEVGGLSILVDPILVGSLDFGISWLYEASKKILKNFQLSELPEFDCLLITQSLDDHCHLKTLRPLSKKSPNVKVIATPNAKTLLDPLFSNVTYLEPGQSSVVEAKNGSQVLIKATAGPVLGPPWQRPENGFIVPMNNGDMDSKGLLASLISAEGTIGSFKELLSRELPEAVVLEPTPGVPLNISPSSDQA
- the LOC103489257 gene encoding uncharacterized protein LOC103489257, coding for MLLQFSDPSKLKTKMCVFEDKFIARDSGTLEQLKEMTSRRRVIEESINETSSITDAIAREMSGGLSSHTQQVLHKLQQYLPLLENFISQVDMLDYNLRIVQWTSDLKIRWSSALSSSLLFHLRGPKFFQIDNLRFEVGMMLSLYGAFLRQRALEVISEDQVQSATFFREAAGVYQYLAEEILPTIQHCLPSERPPEVIPSTSAAMSLICLAEAQAVTSMRAEEKGTIPSLLAKLHYGIVELLNESANHLHISSGESKDMSSNFLEFLSAFRALHELMSRKNLAKELMSGGQSGVAIGVLRYALTDVKKEMPRENSWKLVFGIEIDIVTETLRKFERENEIVWHKKIPSRDELPTPVGTQIVKSIPYNPKKWERDLAFKI